The Maridesulfovibrio frigidus DSM 17176 genome has a segment encoding these proteins:
- a CDS encoding 6-hydroxymethylpterin diphosphokinase MptE-like protein — translation MGFITLINTLERYEDESFVIGLGKVKISNDVPRSKKMFFPSVSEKVLEVIKEIDPILLKDGVVLIIGKEGYSSKKRIIDAIQKHLVFLYAKYVAHPRNNETIPDMLGVRKQKTNMMVLREMVRAANFPIHARSPICDKIDAQRIGLPVIILGPGPSLKKILPHLAELKRRALIVCVTRSLPLLREYGISPDFALLLDTAHRMTHFTPHDEKWKDTYLIALSVSNISKIADNFKGVFFFDSYNLNFFPNPYRLRESWLSCVLAALGLAEALHAPDVYLAGMDSCWYDTSLAKQFPASSASSTIYAASGGAEKTADDMPIYPDDEPVLACQDRDVPFNVPDIRGRTATTFFTYFAIAYETELFAEEISKSVGSNFHLLMDQGILNPDVFALGGVEHLKNNYSPLDRGAVHRALDRALLNREKINYDLFIENAKELGAIVDAEACRAGYCLATGDIEGVTKSFLYESLLNSSRSGKFSCLTTIWPDYFPDYLPNLAREFDSLRLNAAVKAGHKWSKLLRQSIAVARLYKDLEAGCPLHVFCLPDEIFEIRSSSEEMYAAYFPGLVVKTITCYVPSAIDDAKHNYPLSGVIVDKSGRGEVSNCLHILIPNYLVLLTEASVSLVSKRLHDEFSYVFDLMPDDKWVLLE, via the coding sequence ATGGGGTTTATAACGCTAATCAATACTCTTGAGCGGTATGAAGATGAGTCTTTTGTCATTGGCCTTGGTAAGGTTAAGATTTCAAATGATGTTCCGCGTAGCAAAAAAATGTTTTTCCCATCTGTCTCTGAAAAAGTTCTAGAAGTAATAAAAGAGATTGACCCTATTTTGTTAAAAGATGGGGTTGTTTTAATTATTGGTAAAGAAGGGTATTCCTCTAAAAAGAGGATAATAGATGCAATACAGAAGCATCTAGTTTTTTTGTATGCAAAATATGTTGCTCATCCTAGAAACAATGAAACCATTCCGGATATGTTGGGAGTTCGCAAACAGAAGACGAACATGATGGTTTTGCGGGAAATGGTTAGAGCCGCAAATTTTCCAATTCACGCTCGTTCTCCTATTTGTGACAAAATTGATGCTCAACGTATTGGTCTTCCAGTAATCATTCTTGGCCCGGGGCCGTCTTTAAAAAAAATATTGCCTCATTTGGCAGAACTTAAAAGGCGGGCTTTGATTGTGTGTGTTACACGTTCGTTGCCTCTTTTGCGAGAGTATGGGATTTCTCCAGATTTTGCACTGCTACTTGATACTGCTCATAGGATGACTCACTTTACTCCGCATGATGAGAAGTGGAAAGATACCTATTTGATAGCATTAAGTGTTTCAAATATTTCGAAAATTGCTGATAATTTTAAGGGCGTTTTTTTCTTTGATAGTTATAATCTCAACTTTTTTCCAAACCCATATCGCCTTCGTGAATCATGGTTAAGTTGTGTGCTTGCAGCTCTTGGTCTTGCAGAGGCTTTACATGCTCCTGATGTATATCTCGCAGGGATGGACAGTTGTTGGTATGATACCAGTTTAGCTAAACAGTTTCCTGCGAGTTCGGCCTCAAGTACAATTTATGCGGCAAGTGGTGGAGCAGAAAAGACCGCGGACGATATGCCAATTTACCCCGATGATGAGCCTGTGCTGGCATGTCAAGATAGAGATGTACCTTTTAATGTACCGGATATACGGGGACGTACAGCAACCACTTTCTTCACATATTTTGCGATAGCTTATGAGACCGAGTTATTTGCTGAAGAGATTTCAAAGAGTGTAGGATCTAATTTTCATTTGCTTATGGATCAGGGAATACTTAACCCAGATGTTTTTGCACTTGGCGGGGTTGAGCATCTTAAGAATAACTACTCACCTTTAGACAGGGGAGCCGTTCATCGGGCTTTAGATCGTGCCCTACTGAACCGTGAGAAAATTAATTATGATCTTTTTATAGAAAACGCTAAGGAATTAGGTGCTATTGTTGATGCTGAAGCATGTCGAGCTGGATATTGCTTGGCTACAGGTGATATAGAAGGTGTAACTAAAAGTTTTTTATATGAATCTTTGCTTAATTCGTCTCGTTCAGGAAAGTTTTCATGTTTGACGACAATCTGGCCGGATTATTTTCCTGATTACCTGCCAAACCTCGCACGAGAATTCGATAGCTTGCGCTTGAATGCGGCCGTTAAGGCTGGTCATAAATGGTCTAAACTGTTGCGGCAATCTATAGCGGTAGCTCGCCTTTATAAGGATCTTGAAGCTGGGTGTCCGTTACATGTATTTTGTTTGCCTGACGAAATTTTTGAGATTCGAAGCTCTTCGGAAGAAATGTATGCAGCTTATTTCCCGGGTTTGGTTGTTAAGACTATTACATGCTATGTCCCTTCAGCAATAGATGATGCCAAGCATAATTATCCTCTTTCAGGTGTTATTGTGGATAAGTCTGGGAGGGGGGAAGTTTCAAATTGTTTGCATATACTTATTCCAAACTATTTGGTTTTACTTACCGAAGCGAGTGTTTCTCTTGTTAGTAAAAGGCTTCATGATGAGTTCTCTTATGTCTTCGATTTAATGCCCGATGATAAGTGGGTACTGCTTGAGTAA
- a CDS encoding radical SAM protein, which produces MNFQERSARSIPSDTRVAIYGAGELGRAVKNYLETRGRGNSVTCFIDSFKEGEFCGLPVVQFQKKLEDACEFDVIVIASQYAQDIVENLQSEGIVNYIVLDKEKFINYDLNIREFNELQLRCIQSRQYLPSRVVIQLSSVCNLKCKMCPHTQWGHEKPFMDKDTYLEVLDECEKNKINNLSLVSSRGESLLNKNIFEYARIGSQRGFNLYFVTNAVLLNAGNMDELLESGFSAIDISFSGHDKESYENIYVGASFDHTVECLLLLKSKVMKMKTPPILCVRGTLVDYDHRAKERSVNFLKGLGFADSEISINLADNFSGGSSFGTYYPTLDINSLLPINDRELTICSGLDVWVVYTDGLVGPCGCRNYRKLSLLGDIKLNSFEEMAAGEVSQSLVESFLSGNIKNIELCRKCDIPYRRG; this is translated from the coding sequence ATGAATTTTCAGGAAAGATCAGCACGTTCAATTCCATCAGATACAAGAGTCGCTATTTACGGGGCAGGAGAGTTGGGAAGGGCCGTCAAAAACTATTTGGAAACTCGTGGCCGAGGAAATAGTGTAACTTGTTTCATAGATTCTTTCAAAGAAGGCGAGTTTTGCGGTCTTCCTGTAGTCCAATTCCAAAAAAAGTTAGAAGATGCGTGTGAGTTTGACGTTATAGTTATTGCTTCACAGTATGCGCAAGATATAGTTGAAAATCTGCAATCGGAAGGGATTGTTAACTATATTGTACTTGATAAGGAAAAATTCATAAATTATGACTTAAATATAAGAGAATTTAACGAGTTACAGCTCAGATGTATACAAAGTAGACAATATCTACCCAGTAGAGTTGTGATACAATTGTCGTCGGTCTGCAATTTAAAATGCAAAATGTGCCCCCATACTCAGTGGGGCCATGAGAAACCATTCATGGATAAAGATACTTATTTGGAAGTTCTTGATGAATGTGAAAAGAATAAGATTAATAACCTCAGCCTCGTAAGCTCAAGAGGAGAATCTTTACTTAATAAAAATATTTTTGAGTATGCGCGCATTGGATCCCAGAGAGGCTTTAATCTTTATTTTGTAACGAATGCCGTTTTGCTCAATGCTGGAAATATGGATGAACTGCTTGAGTCTGGATTTTCAGCTATTGATATTTCATTTAGTGGCCATGATAAAGAAAGTTATGAAAATATCTATGTTGGCGCATCATTTGACCATACTGTTGAGTGTTTGCTTTTATTGAAGTCTAAAGTCATGAAGATGAAGACCCCCCCCATTTTATGCGTGCGAGGGACGCTAGTTGATTATGACCATAGAGCCAAAGAACGTAGCGTTAATTTTTTAAAAGGGCTCGGATTTGCTGATTCAGAGATTAGTATTAATTTAGCAGATAATTTTTCAGGAGGAAGTTCTTTTGGTACTTACTATCCTACTCTTGATATCAACTCGCTATTGCCTATTAATGATCGCGAGTTAACTATTTGCTCAGGGCTTGATGTATGGGTTGTTTATACTGATGGTCTTGTTGGGCCTTGCGGGTGTAGAAATTACCGTAAATTAAGTCTCTTGGGTGATATTAAGCTCAATAGTTTTGAAGAAATGGCTGCAGGTGAAGTTAGCCAGTCCTTAGTAGAGTCCTTTTTGTCGGGAAATATTAAGAATATAGAGCTCTGTCGAAAGTGTGATATCCCTTATCGAAGGGGGTGA
- a CDS encoding class I SAM-dependent methyltransferase, which translates to MGKLLNLFTPLHKKTSREYLPRMVDDKVQCMLKAKEYELDYWDGDRRFGYGGYKYDGRWKPIAERFITHYGLTNDSSVLDIGCGKAFLIHEMKQLLPGLRVVGFDISNHGIADAPDSVRDNLYIYKAQDILPYGDDEFDLALSLGCLHNLRIFELKTALAELERVAKDGYVMLESYRNEQELFNLQCWALTCESFFDTAEWIWLYKEFGFTGDYEFIYFE; encoded by the coding sequence GTGGGAAAACTTCTTAATTTATTTACTCCGCTACACAAAAAAACGAGCCGCGAATATTTGCCGCGTATGGTTGATGATAAAGTTCAGTGTATGCTTAAAGCAAAAGAGTATGAACTCGACTATTGGGACGGGGATCGCCGCTTTGGGTACGGTGGGTATAAGTATGATGGCAGATGGAAACCAATTGCCGAAAGGTTTATCACACATTACGGGCTGACAAATGATTCTTCGGTGCTGGATATTGGTTGCGGAAAAGCTTTTCTGATTCATGAGATGAAACAGCTTTTACCCGGGCTCCGTGTTGTAGGATTTGATATTTCCAATCATGGAATAGCTGATGCTCCAGACTCAGTTCGTGATAATTTATATATCTACAAGGCTCAGGATATTCTTCCATATGGTGATGACGAATTTGATCTGGCCCTTTCGCTTGGTTGCTTGCATAATTTGCGCATTTTTGAATTGAAGACTGCTCTTGCAGAACTAGAACGAGTGGCAAAAGATGGCTACGTCATGCTCGAAAGTTATAGAAATGAGCAAGAACTTTTTAATTTGCAATGCTGGGCGCTCACCTGTGAATCCTTCTTTGATACAGCAGAGTGGATCTGGCTTTACAAGGAATTCGGATTTACTGGCGACTATGAGTTTATTTATTTTGAATAG
- a CDS encoding transketolase family protein — protein sequence MRKACLQEVHRLAGVDERVVFIGSDLGFGTLDEMRKDYPKRFFMEGISEANILGMAAGMALDGWMPYVNTIAPFITRRAYEQVIVDLCMHNVPVRLIGNGGGVVYAPLGPTHQAIEDLAVMRAAPNMTVVAVADADEMRRLMPLTLNESGPIYIRLAKGYDPIVTDDSQPFIIGRGLPFQKGKDLLLVTTGIGLRLARESMAALEAKGLSVGLLHMPTIKPFDSEMLLEMASQVKAVISVEEHSVIGGLGSAVAEVLAEACLDKPLRFKRLGLPDCFADSYGSQLSLMAGYGLSADGIVEAAKGLLEI from the coding sequence ATGCGTAAAGCTTGTCTGCAGGAAGTTCACAGGTTGGCAGGGGTGGATGAACGTGTAGTCTTCATCGGTTCTGATCTAGGGTTTGGAACTCTTGATGAAATGCGCAAGGACTATCCCAAAAGATTTTTCATGGAAGGCATAAGCGAGGCTAATATTCTGGGCATGGCCGCTGGAATGGCTCTTGATGGCTGGATGCCTTATGTAAATACTATTGCTCCTTTTATTACTCGCCGTGCATATGAGCAGGTCATCGTTGATCTTTGCATGCACAATGTTCCGGTTCGCCTCATTGGTAATGGAGGCGGGGTTGTTTATGCTCCTTTAGGGCCTACACATCAGGCTATTGAAGATTTAGCTGTAATGCGGGCGGCTCCCAATATGACCGTAGTCGCTGTAGCTGATGCGGATGAAATGCGCCGGCTTATGCCACTTACATTGAATGAGTCCGGACCAATCTATATTCGCCTTGCCAAAGGTTACGACCCGATTGTGACTGACGATTCACAGCCGTTCATTATCGGAAGAGGGCTGCCTTTTCAAAAAGGGAAAGACCTCTTGCTCGTTACCACTGGTATAGGTCTTAGGCTTGCTCGTGAATCCATGGCCGCACTTGAGGCAAAAGGTTTATCCGTCGGTTTATTGCACATGCCTACCATCAAGCCTTTTGATTCAGAGATGCTTCTTGAAATGGCGTCGCAAGTAAAAGCTGTGATCAGTGTCGAAGAGCATTCCGTAATCGGAGGTCTTGGAAGTGCTGTTGCCGAGGTTCTAGCTGAAGCCTGTCTCGATAAGCCTTTACGGTTTAAACGTCTCGGCTTGCCTGATTGCTTTGCTGACAGTTATGGGTCGCAACTTTCACTCATGGCTGGTTACGGACTTTCCGCAGATGGGATTGTTGAAGCGGCTAAAGGGCTGCTTGAAATTTAA
- a CDS encoding transketolase: protein MSLSTTELSCCDERSSSLRRTILHTMRCGGRGHLASAYSLVEILRVLYDDILKIDPKNPDWVERDRCILSKGHGCLALYAILADKGFFPKEELEKFCSGDTILGGHPEYHKVPGVEATTGSLGHGPSIGVGYALSARMRGNDARVFVITGDGEINEGSVWEAAMCASKHKLENYTLLVDYNKLQSSGPVAEVQPLEPLADKWEAFGFAVREVDGHDPVALKELLSSVPFETGKPNAIICHTVKGKGIKDVEHNLKWHHKANVDSELMDSMFAELGGE, encoded by the coding sequence ATGTCATTGTCAACAACTGAGCTGTCCTGCTGTGATGAACGGTCTTCTTCATTACGAAGGACTATTTTGCACACTATGCGTTGCGGAGGTCGCGGCCATCTGGCGTCGGCCTATTCGCTGGTAGAAATTTTGCGTGTTCTTTACGATGATATTTTAAAAATAGATCCAAAAAATCCAGACTGGGTGGAGCGGGATAGATGTATTCTAAGTAAAGGGCACGGGTGCCTGGCTCTGTATGCAATCCTCGCCGATAAAGGTTTTTTTCCAAAAGAAGAGCTAGAAAAATTTTGTTCCGGTGACACTATTTTGGGTGGTCATCCTGAGTATCATAAAGTTCCCGGAGTTGAGGCCACTACTGGTAGTCTCGGGCATGGACCATCCATCGGAGTCGGTTATGCTTTGAGTGCTAGAATGCGCGGAAACGATGCTCGGGTCTTTGTTATTACCGGTGACGGTGAGATTAATGAAGGCTCTGTCTGGGAAGCGGCTATGTGCGCAAGTAAACATAAGCTTGAAAATTACACTTTGCTCGTTGATTATAATAAATTGCAGTCGAGCGGGCCTGTTGCTGAGGTCCAACCGCTGGAACCGCTTGCTGATAAGTGGGAAGCGTTTGGTTTCGCCGTAAGAGAAGTGGACGGACATGATCCGGTTGCACTTAAAGAGTTGCTAAGCTCAGTCCCTTTTGAAACTGGTAAGCCTAACGCAATTATTTGTCATACCGTTAAGGGCAAGGGAATCAAAGACGTTGAACACAATCTTAAGTGGCATCACAAAGCAAATGTGGATTCTGAACTTATGGACAGCATGTTTGCAGAACTGGGAGGCGAGTAA